The following are encoded together in the Rhizobium tumorigenes genome:
- a CDS encoding LysR family transcriptional regulator: MISLYKSKKLKDTSMNVPVRRSVPLLDNDVLRTFVAIAETGNFSTAAEAVHRTPSAVSMQIKKLEEQLGVILFLRDARSVSLTEHGEMLLSYARNMLALSNEAVSRFIMPELSGVVRLGAPDDIGERLLPSILKRFSQSYPSIMVDVVVDMSLALKKRFGEQRLDLALINCSTRPFPTEGDVIYTERLVWAGAKCGTAHRRDPLPISIWEDGCIWRSDAIHQLQQAKRNYRVAFLSAHTTAQRAAVVSDLAVAPLPRSYVTEDMTILGAKEGLPELTTFDIRLLTAREVTGPIAAVAESIRHAFGEMARAA; the protein is encoded by the coding sequence ATGATATCGCTTTATAAATCAAAAAAATTGAAAGATACCTCGATGAACGTTCCGGTGCGCCGATCTGTGCCATTGCTTGACAACGACGTCCTTCGAACGTTCGTGGCGATTGCCGAGACCGGCAATTTTTCGACGGCGGCCGAAGCAGTACATCGCACGCCGTCAGCGGTTTCCATGCAGATCAAGAAGCTCGAAGAGCAGCTCGGTGTCATCCTGTTCCTGCGCGATGCCCGTTCTGTCAGCCTGACCGAACATGGCGAAATGCTGCTTTCCTACGCGCGCAACATGCTGGCGCTGTCCAATGAGGCGGTGTCGCGTTTCATCATGCCGGAGCTGAGCGGCGTCGTCAGGCTCGGAGCGCCGGACGACATAGGCGAGCGGTTGCTGCCGAGCATCCTGAAGCGGTTCTCGCAGAGCTATCCCAGCATCATGGTCGACGTTGTGGTTGATATGAGCCTTGCCCTCAAAAAGCGATTCGGAGAACAACGGCTCGATCTGGCGCTTATCAACTGTTCTACGCGGCCATTCCCGACAGAGGGCGACGTGATTTATACCGAGCGACTTGTCTGGGCCGGCGCGAAATGCGGAACAGCCCACCGCCGGGATCCTCTGCCGATATCGATCTGGGAGGACGGCTGCATCTGGCGCTCCGATGCGATCCACCAGCTGCAGCAGGCCAAAAGAAACTATCGGGTCGCCTTCCTCAGCGCCCATACTACTGCCCAGCGCGCCGCCGTCGTGTCCGATCTCGCCGTAGCGCCCTTGCCGCGCTCCTACGTCACCGAAGACATGACTATACTCGGTGCGAAAGAGGGGCTACCGGAATTGACGACTTTCGATATCCGCTTGCTGACGGCGCGCGAGGTGACGGGGCCTATCGCGGCTGTTGCGGAAAGCATCCGGCATGCTTTCGGCGAGATGGCGCGGGCAGCCTGA
- a CDS encoding GlxA family transcriptional regulator: MVVTQHQVEPSKTPGKKRSIVFFLIPHFTMLPFAAAIETLRIANRMLGYTAYSWRLSSTDGDKIYSSSGIGIEVNSSLADERRYLGGESRPSMVLVASGIYVEEFQNKSVNAWLRESYNRGVAVGSLCTGAHVLAQAGLLNGKRCAIHWENLPGFAEAFPQAEVYADLYEVDSNLYTCAGGTASLDMMLNLIGQDFGENLVNRVCEQALTDRVRSPHDRQRLPLRARLGVQNAKVLEIIEVMESHLSEPLSLLDIADDAGLSRRQIERLFRQEMGRSPARYYLEIRLDRARHLLVQSSMPVVEVAVACGFVSASHFSKCYRELYNRSPQQERAERKLTMSNVRTGVVI; this comes from the coding sequence ATGGTGGTAACGCAGCATCAGGTGGAGCCAAGCAAGACGCCCGGCAAGAAACGCTCGATCGTTTTCTTCCTTATCCCGCACTTTACGATGCTGCCATTTGCGGCGGCGATCGAGACGTTGCGCATCGCCAACCGTATGCTTGGCTATACTGCCTACAGCTGGCGTCTTTCCTCCACGGACGGCGACAAGATCTATTCATCGAGCGGCATCGGCATCGAGGTCAACTCGTCGCTCGCCGATGAGCGACGTTATCTGGGCGGAGAGAGCCGGCCCAGCATGGTGCTTGTCGCCTCCGGCATCTATGTCGAGGAGTTCCAGAATAAATCGGTCAATGCCTGGCTGCGGGAATCCTACAATCGCGGCGTCGCTGTCGGCAGTCTCTGTACGGGCGCCCATGTGCTTGCCCAGGCGGGGCTCCTGAATGGCAAGCGTTGCGCAATCCACTGGGAAAACCTGCCGGGCTTTGCGGAAGCCTTTCCGCAGGCCGAAGTCTACGCCGACCTCTACGAAGTCGACAGCAATCTCTACACCTGCGCCGGCGGCACCGCCTCGCTCGACATGATGCTCAACCTGATCGGCCAGGATTTTGGCGAGAACCTGGTCAACCGCGTCTGCGAGCAGGCGCTCACGGACCGCGTCCGCAGCCCGCACGATCGCCAGCGCCTGCCGCTCCGCGCACGGCTCGGGGTCCAGAATGCCAAGGTGCTGGAGATCATCGAGGTGATGGAAAGTCACTTGTCCGAGCCACTCTCGCTGCTCGACATCGCCGACGACGCCGGTCTGTCGCGTCGCCAGATCGAGCGGCTGTTCCGCCAGGAAATGGGTCGCTCCCCTGCCCGCTACTATCTCGAGATCCGCCTCGATCGGGCAAGGCACCTTCTGGTGCAGTCGTCGATGCCGGTGGTCGAAGTCGCCGTCGCCTGCGGCTTCGTCTCCGCCTCGCACTTCTCCAAGTGTTATCGCGAACTCTACAACCGCTCGCCACAGCAGGAGCGGGCCGAGCGCAAGCTGACCATGTCGAACGTCCGCACCGGCGTCGTCATCTGA
- a CDS encoding mechanosensitive ion channel family protein — MISPTDLLPWGRRLRPILNSISVLFLTLAVSATAVALPARAQQPAAPATSSPQTTPAPAASSAPDAPKSDASKPDTAAPDAAKPDATPADDQQNQQPAAANGLDRTAAEITQARKQLASLEDSVKQGASDDDALVTLAGKADDLTRAAAAISGRLKPRADDMTARLTQIGPPPKEGQPAEAPMVTQEREKLTSAIAQINVVMGDADNLTASATRVSGQITELRRRLFADTLFRRTELSLSTFDDAGQALVQEAVNFRNALSSWGTFVWKFKRIPLFTAVFLSLAAAMIFMAGGYRLFGRYFFRDETIEAPSYMSRLSIAFWSTMIRALSVAAFLVLSFFFLESFNVLRPDITPVFAAVFGFVGLVYFVASFVNAVFAPFEPSWRLVKLSNKGARSVGWCLLAIATVNGLDFVLNRISESMGSPVIVTVAKSFSAALIIGLIFIAVSFGKPMLARSGDPEAPGRRWPHGLAIILRVIGAALIFMAVIGYVGLARFIALQLIVTSAVLVTMYLGILLGKAVSDQENFPETSVGRFLQSRASISTAMLDQAGLVAGLAIYVFALITGIPLILLSWGFHVQDLEIFFYRLFTEIRLGSIRISLVGILAGVLFFIGGYLVTRWFQRWLDGTVMARGQVDLGVRNSVKTGIGYLGVAIAAVIGISAAGIDLSSLALVASALSVGIGFGLQNIVSNFVSGLILLVERPFKVGDWIVSGTSEGIVKRISVRATEIETFRQQSIIVPNSELINASVGNWTHRNRLARSEIPVSVGYDCDPEQVMALLLELVKAVPKVLKNPEPHVEFLRFGPSSLDFEMRFYLADLSDGMPIRNNLRIAILKRFKKEGIDMPYPQQELHISRRAERQRMEAKLLDGTENPDDIVEPPILPPEATAPAETRSRSNRRKIDGKPEVQS, encoded by the coding sequence ATGATCTCGCCAACTGACCTGTTGCCCTGGGGAAGACGCTTGCGACCAATTCTGAATTCGATCTCCGTCCTTTTCCTGACGCTTGCCGTGTCAGCGACTGCGGTTGCCTTGCCGGCACGCGCGCAGCAGCCGGCGGCTCCGGCGACATCGTCACCCCAGACAACGCCGGCGCCAGCGGCTTCGTCCGCACCTGACGCGCCCAAATCAGATGCATCAAAGCCCGATACAGCAGCGCCGGATGCGGCAAAGCCTGACGCGACGCCGGCGGATGACCAGCAAAACCAACAGCCGGCTGCGGCCAACGGCCTCGATCGCACCGCAGCCGAGATCACGCAGGCTCGCAAACAGCTTGCCTCCCTCGAGGATAGCGTCAAGCAGGGCGCTTCCGACGACGATGCGCTGGTGACCCTTGCCGGCAAGGCCGATGATCTTACCCGAGCCGCCGCCGCGATCTCGGGGCGCCTGAAGCCGCGGGCCGACGACATGACGGCGCGACTGACGCAGATCGGCCCGCCTCCGAAAGAGGGCCAACCTGCCGAGGCTCCGATGGTGACGCAGGAGCGCGAAAAGCTGACCTCTGCAATCGCGCAGATCAACGTCGTCATGGGCGATGCCGACAATCTGACGGCCAGCGCTACGCGGGTGTCCGGTCAAATTACCGAGCTCCGTCGTCGTCTTTTCGCCGATACGCTCTTTCGCCGTACCGAACTCTCGCTTTCGACGTTCGACGATGCCGGCCAGGCCCTCGTGCAGGAGGCAGTGAACTTTCGCAACGCCCTATCGAGCTGGGGTACGTTCGTCTGGAAGTTCAAGCGGATTCCGCTGTTTACTGCCGTTTTCCTGTCGCTTGCTGCAGCCATGATCTTCATGGCCGGCGGTTATCGGCTTTTCGGGCGATACTTCTTCCGTGACGAGACGATCGAGGCTCCTTCCTATATGAGCCGGCTTTCCATCGCCTTCTGGTCGACAATGATCAGGGCGCTGTCGGTGGCAGCCTTCCTCGTGCTTTCGTTCTTTTTCCTCGAGAGTTTCAACGTGCTGCGGCCGGACATCACTCCGGTGTTTGCGGCCGTGTTCGGCTTCGTCGGCCTGGTCTATTTCGTGGCGAGCTTCGTCAATGCCGTCTTTGCGCCGTTCGAACCCAGCTGGCGGCTCGTGAAGCTTTCCAACAAGGGCGCGCGGTCGGTGGGCTGGTGCCTGCTCGCCATTGCCACCGTCAATGGCCTCGATTTTGTTCTCAATCGCATCAGCGAATCGATGGGCTCACCGGTCATCGTGACTGTAGCGAAGAGCTTCTCGGCAGCGCTGATCATCGGCCTGATCTTCATCGCGGTGTCGTTCGGCAAGCCGATGCTTGCGAGAAGCGGCGATCCCGAGGCCCCGGGCCGCCGCTGGCCGCATGGCCTCGCCATTATCCTGAGGGTTATCGGTGCCGCGCTCATCTTCATGGCGGTGATCGGCTATGTCGGGCTCGCCCGCTTTATCGCCCTTCAGCTGATCGTCACCAGCGCGGTTCTCGTCACCATGTATCTCGGTATTCTGCTCGGCAAGGCAGTGTCCGATCAGGAGAATTTCCCCGAGACATCGGTCGGCCGTTTCCTGCAGAGCCGGGCCAGCATCAGCACCGCGATGCTCGATCAGGCAGGCCTCGTGGCCGGACTGGCGATCTACGTCTTCGCGCTGATTACGGGTATTCCGCTTATCCTGTTGTCGTGGGGATTCCACGTCCAGGATCTGGAAATTTTCTTCTACCGGCTGTTCACCGAGATCAGGCTCGGGAGCATCAGGATTTCTCTCGTCGGTATCCTTGCCGGCGTCCTATTCTTCATCGGCGGGTACCTTGTTACCCGCTGGTTCCAGCGCTGGCTGGACGGCACGGTCATGGCGCGTGGCCAGGTCGATCTCGGCGTCCGCAACTCGGTCAAGACCGGCATCGGCTATCTCGGCGTGGCAATTGCCGCTGTGATCGGCATATCGGCTGCGGGTATCGATTTGTCTAGCCTTGCGCTGGTCGCCAGTGCGCTGTCCGTTGGTATCGGTTTCGGCCTTCAAAACATCGTGTCCAACTTTGTGTCTGGCCTCATTCTGCTCGTCGAGCGGCCGTTCAAGGTGGGCGACTGGATCGTTTCCGGGACTTCGGAAGGCATCGTCAAGCGCATTTCCGTTCGTGCGACGGAGATCGAGACATTTCGCCAGCAGTCGATCATCGTGCCGAATTCCGAGTTGATCAATGCTTCGGTCGGCAATTGGACGCACCGCAACAGGCTTGCGCGCTCCGAAATCCCGGTTTCCGTCGGCTATGACTGCGACCCGGAACAGGTGATGGCGCTCTTGCTGGAACTGGTCAAGGCCGTGCCGAAGGTGCTGAAAAACCCGGAGCCGCACGTCGAGTTCCTCCGCTTCGGTCCGTCGTCGCTGGACTTCGAGATGCGTTTTTACCTGGCCGACCTCTCGGACGGCATGCCCATCCGCAACAACCTGCGCATCGCCATCCTCAAGCGCTTTAAAAAGGAAGGCATCGACATGCCTTACCCTCAGCAGGAATTGCACATCAGCCGCCGCGCGGAGAGACAGCGGATGGAAGCCAAGCTGCTTGATGGCACGGAAAACCCCGATGACATCGTGGAGCCGCCGATCTTGCCGCCGGAGGCGACGGCGCCAGCGGAGACACGAAGCAGGTCCAACCGGCGGAAAATAGATGGCAAACCTGAAGTCCAGTCCTGA
- a CDS encoding entericidin A/B family lipoprotein, whose translation MSSSVIAKVGVACISLMLLASCANTIRGMGKDTASTVNATQNAGHTVKKAAQ comes from the coding sequence ATGTCTTCTTCCGTCATCGCAAAAGTCGGCGTCGCCTGCATTTCCCTGATGCTTCTCGCATCCTGCGCCAATACCATTCGTGGCATGGGCAAGGACACTGCCAGCACCGTCAACGCAACCCAGAACGCTGGGCACACTGTCAAGAAGGCAGCCCAGTAA
- a CDS encoding phosphodiester glycosidase family protein: MTGGNCRKVEHPGASYIVCTFDPAKDNIRLFSNNSAGKPYGSFAALRDALARDRLSLRFAMNGGMYEPDQSPVGLYVEGGSQQKALDTGTGWGNFRLLPNGVFYIQPGAVGVMETKAFAAAGIEPLYATQSGPMLVIDGALHPSFLIDSTSLKRRNGVGVDADGKAVFAVSDGEVRFHDFATLFRDVLGCRNALFLDGSISSLYMPEWQREDSAFPLGPIIAVTAVMPD; the protein is encoded by the coding sequence ATGACCGGCGGGAACTGCCGCAAGGTGGAGCATCCCGGGGCGAGCTATATCGTCTGCACCTTCGATCCCGCCAAAGACAATATCCGACTGTTTTCCAACAATAGCGCCGGCAAGCCGTATGGCTCGTTCGCGGCGCTGCGCGATGCACTGGCGCGTGACCGGCTGTCGCTGCGCTTTGCGATGAATGGTGGCATGTACGAGCCTGACCAGAGCCCGGTCGGTCTCTACGTCGAGGGCGGCAGCCAGCAGAAGGCGCTCGACACCGGCACAGGCTGGGGAAATTTCCGCCTGCTGCCGAACGGCGTGTTCTACATTCAGCCCGGCGCTGTTGGTGTCATGGAGACAAAGGCGTTCGCCGCTGCCGGTATCGAGCCGCTCTACGCCACGCAATCGGGACCGATGCTGGTGATCGACGGGGCGCTGCACCCGTCGTTCCTGATCGACAGCACAAGCCTTAAGAGGCGCAATGGCGTCGGCGTCGATGCGGACGGGAAAGCAGTGTTCGCGGTGTCCGACGGCGAGGTGCGCTTTCACGATTTCGCCACGCTGTTTCGCGACGTGCTCGGCTGCCGTAACGCCCTGTTCCTGGACGGCAGCATCTCCAGCCTCTATATGCCGGAGTGGCAAAGGGAAGACAGCGCATTTCCGCTCGGGCCGATCATCGCCGTGACAGCTGTGATGCCTGACTGA
- a CDS encoding response regulator — translation MMSSPNTVKIIMIEDDEGHARLIEKNIRRAGVTNEIVPFVTGGDALDFMLGKDGSGEPSRGQPILILLDLNLPDMSGLDILQKVKANEHTRRAMVIVLTTTDDPREIARCYDLGANVYVSKPMQYDKFVHAIQQLGMFVAVMKIPEVE, via the coding sequence ATGATGAGTTCCCCGAATACCGTCAAGATCATCATGATCGAAGACGATGAAGGCCACGCACGGCTGATCGAGAAGAATATCCGTCGCGCTGGCGTCACCAACGAGATCGTGCCCTTTGTCACAGGTGGCGACGCGCTCGATTTCATGCTCGGCAAGGATGGCAGCGGCGAACCTTCGCGTGGGCAGCCCATCCTCATCCTGCTCGACCTCAACCTTCCCGACATGAGCGGGCTGGATATTCTCCAGAAGGTCAAGGCCAACGAACATACGAGGCGGGCCATGGTGATCGTTCTGACGACCACCGACGACCCGCGCGAAATCGCCCGCTGCTATGACCTCGGCGCCAATGTCTATGTCAGCAAACCGATGCAATACGACAAGTTTGTGCATGCGATACAGCAGCTCGGCATGTTCGTTGCCGTCATGAAGATACCGGAGGTGGAATGA
- a CDS encoding response regulator, producing the protein MAFLGISGMQYSGGTFAGARILLAEDSHVFTAMISKRLRELFDIEIEICGNFEDLQLAYDKSSEPIKLAISNINLPGAENGEALEYLTDLSIPTIVFTGTFHEGMRDALLAKDIVDYILKDNIFAVDLLAESVCRFLTNHRHHVLIVDDSATARALLTSRLKRYNFRVSVAENGAKALEILKANADIGLMITDYNMPDIDGFELTRRIRSSIGSHQLRIIGVSSSTNRLLSARFLKAGGNDFILRPFIDEEFYCRVNQNLDTLLQIQSMRQQKAYA; encoded by the coding sequence ATGGCATTTTTAGGCATTTCCGGAATGCAATATTCGGGCGGCACCTTTGCGGGGGCTCGCATACTTCTGGCCGAAGACTCACATGTCTTTACCGCGATGATCAGCAAGAGGCTGAGAGAGCTTTTCGACATCGAGATTGAGATCTGCGGCAACTTCGAAGATTTGCAACTCGCCTACGACAAGTCATCCGAGCCAATCAAGCTGGCGATCTCCAACATCAATCTTCCGGGTGCCGAGAATGGCGAGGCGCTGGAATACCTGACTGACCTCAGCATTCCGACGATCGTGTTCACCGGCACCTTCCATGAAGGCATGCGCGACGCGCTGCTCGCCAAGGATATCGTTGACTATATCCTCAAGGACAATATCTTCGCAGTCGACCTGCTGGCAGAATCGGTCTGTCGCTTCCTGACCAATCATCGCCATCACGTGTTGATCGTCGATGACAGCGCAACGGCGCGTGCGCTTCTCACCAGCCGCCTGAAGCGCTACAATTTCCGCGTCAGCGTCGCCGAGAACGGCGCAAAAGCGCTGGAAATCCTCAAGGCCAATGCCGACATCGGCCTTATGATCACCGACTACAACATGCCCGACATCGACGGCTTCGAGCTGACGCGGCGCATCCGCTCCAGCATCGGCTCGCACCAGTTGCGGATCATCGGCGTATCGTCGTCGACCAATCGTCTGCTATCGGCCCGCTTCCTGAAGGCCGGTGGCAATGACTTCATATTGCGGCCGTTCATCGACGAGGAATTCTACTGCAGGGTCAATCAGAACCTCGATACCCTGCTGCAGATCCAGTCGATGCGTCAACAGAAGGCCTATGCCTGA
- a CDS encoding histidine kinase dimerization/phosphoacceptor domain -containing protein, producing MIELDAAADAAIHILYIDDDEALGVLTRKNMQRRGYELHLAKDGAAGLARLAEGGIDAIVLDHFLEGETGLDLLPCIVSGADHPPVIYATGSGDAGVAVAALKAGADDYVMKGVSSDYFDLLAAALAQGLERARFRRDTLRAQAVIRHERDRAELLLSEVNHRIANSLGLVAALIRMQASVTKDQVTIDALQETQIRINAIASVHRRLYTSHEVGTVRVKEYLESLLAELEASMRDDQRPHSVKIECDDVILSTDKVITLGLIISELVTNAYKYAYPAGQTGEIRVVVDQTGQGGLRVHVEDDGVGFDRTAPAKGTGLGTKILTAMASSLKSSILYAPDRQGTRAMLNFSID from the coding sequence ATGATAGAGCTGGATGCTGCGGCGGATGCTGCGATCCATATTCTCTATATAGACGACGATGAAGCACTCGGCGTGCTGACGCGCAAAAATATGCAGCGTCGCGGCTACGAGCTTCATCTGGCGAAGGACGGTGCTGCCGGCCTCGCGCGTCTTGCCGAAGGCGGCATAGACGCGATTGTCCTCGACCATTTCCTCGAAGGGGAAACGGGGCTGGACCTGCTGCCGTGCATCGTCTCCGGTGCCGATCATCCGCCGGTCATCTACGCAACCGGATCGGGAGACGCCGGCGTGGCAGTTGCGGCCCTGAAGGCCGGTGCCGACGACTATGTCATGAAGGGCGTTTCGTCCGATTACTTCGACCTGCTGGCCGCAGCGTTGGCGCAAGGGCTGGAACGGGCGCGGTTCCGACGCGATACGTTGCGCGCTCAGGCGGTGATCCGTCATGAACGCGACCGCGCCGAGCTACTGCTTTCAGAGGTCAACCATCGGATCGCCAACAGCCTCGGGCTGGTGGCCGCGCTGATCCGCATGCAGGCTTCCGTCACCAAGGATCAGGTGACCATCGATGCGCTTCAGGAGACGCAGATCCGCATCAACGCCATCGCCAGTGTCCACCGGCGGCTCTACACCAGCCATGAGGTTGGTACTGTCCGGGTGAAGGAATACCTGGAAAGCCTGCTTGCCGAACTGGAAGCATCGATGCGCGACGACCAGCGGCCGCATAGCGTGAAGATCGAGTGCGACGATGTCATCCTGTCGACTGACAAGGTGATCACGCTCGGGCTGATCATCAGCGAACTCGTCACCAATGCCTATAAGTACGCCTATCCCGCCGGGCAGACCGGTGAAATCCGCGTCGTCGTCGACCAGACCGGCCAGGGTGGGCTTCGTGTGCATGTCGAGGACGATGGCGTCGGCTTCGACCGAACCGCGCCGGCCAAGGGCACGGGGCTCGGTACCAAGATCCTGACGGCGATGGCTTCCAGCCTGAAGTCCAGCATTCTCTACGCTCCCGATCGCCAGGGCACGCGCGCGATGTTGAATTTTTCGATCGATTGA
- a CDS encoding GGDEF domain-containing protein has protein sequence MSDLLFEKFSRDLSPAARRGQKVLLVEDSRMFGSMLSQRFRVELNLDVTLCTSMKTLETTIHASDHGFSLAVVNLNLPDAAYGEALDMLLDHRVPSIVFTAAADIDMRDRLMERSIIDYVLKDNTQAADNLVASVRRSITNSKTTVLVVDAMPVARKMLVDSLEMQRFEVYEAASGSAAIQALDQYAEIELVLIDDALPDGTGWELTRQITHRRNSDRLRVIGLSASDDRLAATAYLKAGATDFLRRPFVAEELKYRIGRVIDTLSQLRQLRAAASVDYLTGLYNRRYFFDQGPRIANDCLRLETRPSIGILDIDHFKRLNDTYGHEIGDQVLKAVATRLQTFLEGSRNLLSRIGGEEFAILFADMDSSVATEFCEELRENISGLKIQADGEELSVTVSIGIASINAQETFENYLNAADQFLYMAKHRGRNRVFSDTRMAAEEGR, from the coding sequence ATGAGCGACCTGTTGTTCGAAAAATTCTCGCGGGACCTGAGCCCCGCAGCGAGACGCGGCCAGAAGGTTCTTCTGGTGGAAGATTCGCGCATGTTCGGGTCGATGCTCTCCCAACGTTTCCGCGTCGAGCTCAATCTCGATGTAACGCTCTGTACCTCGATGAAGACGCTGGAAACGACGATCCACGCTAGCGACCACGGGTTCAGCCTAGCCGTCGTCAACCTCAACCTGCCGGATGCCGCCTACGGCGAAGCGCTCGACATGCTTCTCGACCACCGGGTGCCGAGCATCGTGTTTACGGCGGCGGCCGACATCGACATGCGCGACCGGCTGATGGAACGCAGCATTATCGACTATGTGCTGAAGGACAATACGCAGGCTGCCGACAATCTCGTCGCTTCCGTGCGTCGTTCGATTACCAACAGCAAGACGACGGTGCTCGTCGTGGATGCGATGCCCGTGGCCCGGAAGATGCTCGTCGACAGTCTCGAGATGCAGCGCTTCGAGGTTTATGAAGCGGCAAGCGGGTCCGCCGCAATCCAGGCGTTGGATCAATATGCCGAGATCGAGCTGGTCCTGATCGACGATGCGCTGCCGGACGGGACGGGATGGGAACTGACGCGGCAAATCACCCATAGGCGAAATTCCGATCGCCTGCGGGTTATCGGTCTCTCCGCATCCGACGACCGGTTGGCCGCAACGGCGTACCTGAAGGCTGGCGCCACAGATTTCCTGCGCCGGCCCTTCGTTGCCGAAGAGCTCAAATACCGTATCGGCCGGGTGATCGATACGCTGTCGCAACTGCGCCAGCTGCGCGCAGCTGCCTCGGTCGATTACCTCACCGGCCTTTACAACAGGCGTTATTTCTTCGACCAGGGCCCGCGGATTGCCAATGACTGCCTCAGGCTGGAGACGCGGCCATCCATCGGTATCCTCGATATCGACCATTTCAAGCGGCTGAACGACACCTACGGTCACGAGATCGGTGACCAGGTGCTGAAGGCGGTTGCGACACGGCTGCAGACGTTTCTGGAAGGCAGCCGCAACCTCTTGTCCCGGATCGGCGGTGAGGAATTCGCCATCCTGTTCGCGGACATGGACTCTTCGGTTGCAACCGAGTTTTGCGAAGAGCTGCGCGAAAATATCTCCGGGCTGAAAATCCAGGCAGACGGCGAGGAGTTATCGGTGACCGTGTCTATCGGCATAGCGTCGATCAACGCCCAGGAGACGTTCGAGAATTATCTCAACGCCGCCGACCAGTTTCTCTACATGGCCAAGCACCGTGGGCGCAATCGCGTCTTCTCCGACACCAGGATGGCGGCGGAAGAGGGACGGTAG
- a CDS encoding glycosyltransferase family 2 protein, with protein sequence MSINEPLVLSICVPTYNRQFLLERNVTFHLDAFRRIGIPFEIVLVDDCSTDDTAAYIASLADQPEISAFRRATNSGFLSNYAFAMQRARGRYAVFLGDDDLLIPEKVIEYLRLMEADSEIGVVQAPWLLVDARPGGGDMSPFYHVASPTRHRKGDFRALLDFIIDGHIFPEFMIIRREVLLRSISSPTPFIFWAFLYTTRALDKADILFMPEPFARVTAVSDDPRLQQGNKECMFQWDSYRGGLEYLASQALRTPDLPQDYRASLMARITGFMLQRQAVALRLHVSAKNWVEAYIMYHRMAVYQPQPLTADAYGQICKLAAIVTAATEAVAFNGEPAILDPVINDTTLSLLPESIQQKLTRDQPTAMDGDRPRAYLRFTPEFPERHGAKDGVFDIMKYMAQFV encoded by the coding sequence ATGTCCATCAATGAACCGCTTGTTCTGTCGATATGCGTTCCGACCTATAATCGACAATTCCTGCTCGAGCGGAACGTCACCTTCCATCTAGATGCTTTCCGGAGAATCGGCATTCCCTTCGAGATCGTTCTGGTCGATGACTGCTCAACCGATGACACGGCGGCCTATATTGCCTCGCTTGCCGACCAGCCGGAGATCTCCGCCTTCCGCCGCGCGACCAATTCCGGCTTTCTCAGCAACTATGCCTTTGCCATGCAGCGCGCACGCGGTCGCTATGCGGTATTTCTCGGCGATGACGACCTGCTCATTCCGGAAAAGGTCATCGAATATCTCCGGTTGATGGAGGCGGACAGCGAGATCGGCGTCGTGCAGGCTCCATGGCTACTGGTCGATGCGCGGCCCGGCGGCGGCGATATGTCGCCGTTCTACCACGTCGCCTCCCCGACCAGGCACCGCAAGGGCGACTTCCGCGCTTTGCTCGATTTCATCATCGACGGGCACATCTTTCCCGAGTTCATGATCATCCGCCGGGAAGTGCTGCTGCGGTCGATCTCGAGCCCGACACCATTCATCTTCTGGGCTTTCCTCTATACGACACGAGCCCTCGACAAGGCCGATATCCTGTTCATGCCGGAGCCGTTCGCGCGCGTCACCGCAGTCTCGGACGATCCTCGCCTGCAGCAGGGCAACAAGGAATGCATGTTCCAGTGGGACAGCTATCGCGGGGGCCTGGAATATCTCGCCTCGCAGGCACTGCGCACCCCGGATCTGCCGCAGGACTACCGCGCCTCGCTGATGGCCCGCATCACCGGCTTCATGCTGCAGCGCCAGGCGGTGGCCTTGCGCCTGCATGTGTCGGCAAAGAACTGGGTCGAGGCCTACATCATGTATCATCGCATGGCCGTCTACCAGCCCCAGCCTCTCACGGCCGATGCCTATGGCCAGATCTGCAAACTAGCAGCCATCGTCACCGCAGCCACGGAGGCGGTGGCCTTCAACGGCGAACCGGCAATCCTCGATCCGGTTATCAACGACACGACGCTCAGCCTGCTGCCGGAATCCATCCAGCAAAAGCTTACCCGCGACCAGCCGACCGCGATGGACGGCGACCGCCCCCGCGCCTACCTGCGGTTCACGCCCGAATTTCCCGAGCGCCACGGTGCAAAGGATGGTGTCTTCGATATCATGAAATACATGGCGCAGTTCGTCTGA